A stretch of DNA from Alicyclobacillus acidocaldarius subsp. acidocaldarius Tc-4-1:
GCGTACGTGCACCTGATCGAGGTGACCAAGCGTGCGTTCGCCCTGCGTTTCGCGCAGGTGCCGCTTCGCACCTACGTGCTCGGCGTGTCGAACGGCGGTTACGTGGCGCGCATCTTGGCCGAGCGGCATGCGGGCGAGATCGACGGCGTCGTCGACTGGGAGGGTGTGCACTGGGATCCGGAGGGACAGCACCTTTTGAAAACGCTTCCGGCATGGATCGCCGGGTTCGCTGCATATGCGCGGGCCGAGGGTGCCGAGCGAAATCGCCTGGGGGATCGCCTTGTGGAACTTGGGCTCCCGCCCGGCGCCGAGCGTCACTGGTCCATCTACTACCAGATGTACTGGCTCGTGACGCTCTGGCTCTACGGGCGCAATCTGGATCCCGACTGGCCAATCTTCGCCTTCCCTTGGTCGAACGACTGGCTGGGCGATCCGTCCGCCCTTGCGGCCTATCCAGCCGAGGAGCGGGCTTCGGGCGTCGCGTCCCGCATCCGCCCCATCGCCAACACCGGCCGGATTGGCGTGCCCGTGCTCACGGTGGCGGGAAATTGGGACTGCCTCTTGCCCTTTGCCCATCATCAGGCGGCGTACGCCGAGAAGGTCGCCGCGTCCGGCTGCGCGCACCTGCACCGGCTGTACGAGATCGATCGGGGCAATCACGTGGACGGGCTGTTGCGGCTGGATCGCGGCGA
This window harbors:
- a CDS encoding alpha/beta hydrolase; translated protein: MESPLVAREAERIAQGFDRMEDLTTQGQDAHEDAQALVYRPPRIARPVPGYQWHGALGRAQAIIRVPRDWNGKLVIGGTPAVRSEFALDHLVSDIVLQRGYAYAACDKATPGPSLRDPARSMTEWEQAYVHLIEVTKRAFALRFAQVPLRTYVLGVSNGGYVARILAERHAGEIDGVVDWEGVHWDPEGQHLLKTLPAWIAGFAAYARAEGAERNRLGDRLVELGLPPGAERHWSIYYQMYWLVTLWLYGRNLDPDWPIFAFPWSNDWLGDPSALAAYPAEERASGVASRIRPIANTGRIGVPVLTVAGNWDCLLPFAHHQAAYAEKVAASGCAHLHRLYEIDRGNHVDGLLRLDRGDEQPVFPYFEAAFTRLERWVERGEEPPPGGLYRTVDVLAAGAELYADTNLEA